Genomic DNA from Myxococcales bacterium:
GTGGGATAGCGCGGATCCCCGAGTTCGTTGCTCACAGTCACCACCGCAGGACAGGCGACTTCGACTCCTTCGTTGCCGTCGGGCATGACCCGGATGATCTTCAGGGTCTCTCCGGAAGCCTCGACGGACCGGGCAAAGGTCACCAGCGGCATGCCGAGCTTCTCGGCGATCAAGGCGGGAACCACACCTTGGTCGTCGTCCGAGGCCTGGCGACCGCACAACACCAGATCGGCGCCGCCAGAGTTTTCGATTTGCGCGGACAGAATTGCAGCGGTGCCGTGACAGTCCAGCTCGGAAGTCTGCAGCTTGATCGCCACCAGTGTATCCGCACCCAGCGCAGCGCAGTGCTTCAAGATCTTGCTCGGGTCCTCGCCGATCGAAACGACTGAGATCGTGCAGTCGACACCGGCGTCCTTGATGCGAAGTGCGGCCTCGATCGCCTGCTCGTCAAAACCGTTGATCAGCCGGGGAATCGCGGTCTGGGTCAGACTCACGCCGTCTTCGCCGATCTCCAGGCGACCCGCGATGGCATAGTTGTTGACTGCGTCGGGGTCGAGCACCTCTTTGACGCAGATCGTGATGCGCATGAATTCACTCTCCTTGTTCCGTTCGCGAGAAACCTGAAGCGGGCTCCATGTTCAGGAGATCTGCCCGGCGCTGCACCCCACCTTAGACGACGACCGAGAAGCTGTCAGCGCCGGGTATTCTGCTTGCATTTTCCGCAGCCACCACGGTTCGTGTACCGAACATTCCGTGACTCTGAAGCTTGCGCAGGCGCCGTGGGGCGAGAGAGTGTCGGTGATGGTGTGTGCGCAGACCCGGTTCCCTGTCTGGACTTCCACCACAGTGTGTGCGTCGAGAACCGGCACAGGCGTGGCGAGCCGGGCCGGGAGTTAGATACAGTCCTCGCGAGGTTTTGTGCGACAGGGTCCGCTAGATCGAACTG
This window encodes:
- a CDS encoding electron transfer flavoprotein subunit beta/FixA family protein, giving the protein MRITICVKEVLDPDAVNNYAIAGRLEIGEDGVSLTQTAIPRLINGFDEQAIEAALRIKDAGVDCTISVVSIGEDPSKILKHCAALGADTLVAIKLQTSELDCHGTAAILSAQIENSGGADLVLCGRQASDDDQGVVPALIAEKLGMPLVTFARSVEASGETLKIIRVMPDGNEGVEVACPAVVTVSNELGDPRYPTAASKIKARKVKPDQLSPADLGLSEADLVPRARLVKQYVPTIQGNCEFVEGDSPAEQAEKLIARLREENLLS